One stretch of Sardina pilchardus chromosome 17, fSarPil1.1, whole genome shotgun sequence DNA includes these proteins:
- the LOC134062673 gene encoding uncharacterized protein LOC134062673, with amino-acid sequence MSPREARGMKSQVNIASRKKSSCNPFSEGEEASLLAPEQLQFDTVSPGGSEEDAENECSDAEEDAPPRKRLRAENTWKKVINKKRRMVGKSSTTSKQYLEPVFQSMADLYAVFCRAAAEKSVRPLSRQVFADEFKRLNLGLYHPKKDQCDTCCAFKTGNLPDDEWQHHLLKKEEARAEKMSDKSKTNSNIMVICMDLQALLLCPKLKASALYYKTKLAVHNFTVYNMLTHSATCYVWHEGEGSLSASEFVSCVVDYLSAHTEPDTFILWSDGCGYQNRNAVLSSALLLFAMKKNKVVIQKYLEKGHTQMECDSVHSVIERRLRDQDVYVPAEYVSLMKRARVKPHPYDVKYIDHTFFQDFSKLRLCKSLRPGVRPGDPTVHDIRAIRYNSNGTMDFKINHSDDWHPHPTHQLRNSISDNHPVTPLYSDRLRIKELKFNHLQDLKGVIPKDYHSFYDNLLH; translated from the exons ATGTCTCCGCGGGAAGCTCGCGGTATGAAGTCTCAAGTCAATATTGCAAGTCGCAAGAAATCGTCGTGCAACCCGTTCTCCGAG ggagaggaggcctCGCTGCTGGCTCCAGAGCAATTACAGTTTGACACAG TTTCCCCTGGTGGAAGTGAAGAGGATGCAGAGAATGAGTGCTCTGATGCTGAGGAAGACGCACCTCCAAGGAAAAGACTGAGAGCTGAAAACACCTGGAAGAAAGTAATCAACaagaaaagaagaatggttGGGAAGTC ATCCACAACGTCCAAACAGTATCTGGAGCCTGTGTTCCAGTCGATGGCTGATCTGTATGCAGTGTTTTGTCGCGCTGCAGCAGAGAAGAGTGTGAGACCTTTGTCAAGACAAGTGTTTGCAGATGAGTTCAAGCGTCTCAACCTAGGCCTTTACCACCCAAAAAAGGACCAATGCGACACCTGTTGTGCTTTCAAGACCGGAAACCTTCCTGATGACGAGTGGCAGCATCACCTCCTTAAAAAAGAAGAGGCCCGCGCCGAAAAGATGTCCGACAAAAGCAAGACCAACAGCAACATCATGGTCATATGCATGGATTTACAAGCGCTCCTTTTGTGCCCAAAGCTAAAGGCTTCTGCCTTGTATTACAAGACAAAGCTGGCAGTTCACAATTTTACTGTGTACAACATGCTGACACACAGTGCCACATGTTATGTCTGGCATGAAGGCGAGGGATCCCTATCTGCCAGTGAGTTTGTTTCATGCGTGGTTGACtacctctctgcacacactgagCCGGACACATTTATTCTGTGGAGTGACGGCTGCGGATATCAGAACCGGAATGCAGTTCTAAGCAGTGCACTTCTTCTGTTCGCCATGAAGAAAAACAAAGTCGTCATCCAGAAGTACCTTGAGAAGGGCCATACTCAGATGGAATGTGATTCCGTTCACAGTGTCATCGAGAGACGTCTGAGGGACCAGGATGTCTATGTCCCAGCGGAGTATGTCAGTCTCATGAAGAGGGCCCGTGTGAAGCCTCATCCATATGATGTCAAATACATTGACCACACCTTCTTCCAGGACTTCTCCAAGCTGAGGCTCTGCAAGTCTCTGCGCCCTGGAGTGAGGCCTGGTGACCCAACTGTCCATGATATCAGAGCCATCAG ATACAACAGCAATGGAACAATGGACTTCAAGATCAACCACTCTGATGACTGGCATCCACATCCGACTCACCAACTCCGAAACTCCATCTCAGACAACCACCCAGTCACCCCACTCTATTCAGACCGACTGAGGATCAAAGAGCTGAAATTCAATCATCTCCAGGACCTGAAGGGAGTCATCCCAAAGGACTACCACAGCTTTTATGACAATTTGCTTCATTAG